The region AGAAAATGTCTTACCTTCTTCATGTCTGTCATCACTTGGGACAGCGTTAAGACAGTGCTGGCACAACGTCCagagagaaatgcttttctttagtGCTGTGGTTCTTTATTCAGCAGTATTAAATTTGTGAACTACAAGGCCATGCACAGTAATTTTAAGTTGATCTTTATCAAGTGTGAGCATTTTTATGGTATTAATATTCAGCATGGTTCCAATGGTAGTTGCAGTAAAACACACAGTATCTGATTTGACAGTTTTTCTGTCTCCTAATCTCTGCCCTCAGTGCAATCCCAAAACGGTCCTCTTCACACAAGTACTCCCAGCCCTCTGTGCTAATTTCAGAGCTCAGAGAAGTGGATCTATAAAGCTGCAAAACTGGTCATCTGCAAACCCAAAAAGGTATCCTCAGCTAATTACAGCTGCGTTGGGTCACTGCATACCTCCCTGTTCAGGAGCACTAACAAAAAGCATTCAGCTAACTCAGTTTTGCCAGTCACCCCAAACTGTCACTTCTGTAAATAGTTGGGTCTCCAGTGGCTTCCCTGTGTCTAGTTGATGCCAGTCTCCATCACAGTAAAGAATGACACAAAAGTCCTGGTGAAAATTACAACTTTATTGAAGTATTATAATAAAATTTAACGTTCTTGTAGTCTTTAAGTTGTTCTTCTTTTTCAGGAATttgcctgaaaaacaaaacaacagttttaGTGGTTTGTTCATCTGcctgtgcacatacacacacattctGTTATTCCCCCAGTTCTAAATTATTTCACTGGGAGTGGTTCATAGCTCTGACAGCTCAGTAGCATTCCTTAAAATTCTGAGGTCTGAAAAGAATATGACAGGCCTCAATTAATATAACCTCAGAAAGACAACTGGCTGCTTCTTACCTACAGCTCAGCAAAGCTGCCTTTTTGTCAAAAATTGCTCAACCATTTTTTTGTTCTCCTTACCTGGCAATGATGTGCTTTATGAATCATCCTGCAGGAAATGAGAGTGCAGCCAGGAGGAACAGTCTGGGTGAAACCGAGGTCTGGAGGTGTGATCTTTTGTTGGATGAGaacaagggaaggagaaaaaaaaccaagttcaatataaaataacagaataattacaaatataaaaaaaaaacactattGCAAAGCACAGTTCCTTACCTTTGACCACTGCTGTAGAAAAGAAGGGGTTCTTGCTATAGAAGTATTGATCCATCAGGCATCCAGGAGGTCTGGCAGCAGGTATACAGGCAAGCACTCATGGCCACGATGTCAGCAAGCGTAAGCATGGCTCAGGCCATACTCCCTACCTCAAACAATACATACTTCATAAAGGATAAAGTCATTGAATCGTTTGAGCTGGGTCGTGAGTTCAAATAGTTGCAATGAGACATATCACACAGGCAGTACACACCAGAGGGGCCAGAAACTGGGCAAGAGGTGAAACATTCCAGCAGCTTTACAATGCTCGAAGCAAACTGTGTTTAGACACAAACTAGGCTGCTTGGAAACCTGTTTCCACCCTCTTACACTACAGTAATTCCACCAAAATCTATGCAATCTCAGTGCTGTAAAATCAGTGTAACAGATAGAGAATCAGAACACAGTCAATGGTGCAAGTCCCAGGTGCTGTTATGAAGAAGCAGTCCTTCAGGAGAGGTGCATATGCTACTTCTTTAGGATCTCTTCTTCACCATTATCCAGCAACAGTGCAGTGACATGCTGTCAATTATAATTATGGTAATAAAATACTCTCTTTTAAAGCACAGTAAGTTCCAAAAGTCCAGAAGAAGTCACAATGAAGACAGCAAGGCTTGACAAAACAGATTACAACTGAAAATGAAGTATAGGATCATCTGGAAACTGCATTGTAAGTGcaatttttacaagaaaatgtaaaacataaaTAGGCAATGTGCAAAGAACCAGGCTATAATTACTATAAATTACCTTTTGGATCCTCTAATTTTTCATTCAACCTTTCTTTGCATGATAGCTTTTCAATAGGTATAATTAAGTTCTCATCTGTagacaaggaaaaggaaaggaagaaaaagatggaaagacaGAACTTTAGAAAAAGTGTATGAAGAACCTGGCTAGGTGATGTAAAAGAAAtgagggaaaacaaagcaagaaaaaataaagttctgaCAGATTTGTAACTATAATGGCTTATTGCTATGTTTTCTGAAGCAGGAAATGTTACTCTAACAAGTTACTTTACAAGGTCCTTTCTAATAATGGAATAAAAATGTGATTAACCAACAATGCAATCACATTCCAGTCATACAAATACATAAATCAAGTTTAAGCACTCAGGTGTATGTGCAAAGTTGACTGAACATAACCTTACAATTCTTTATGAATAATGCATTTGTAACTATTTGCTCTTATCTTATTTCACCATAGGGCAATGTTGTGGatgacagaggaggaaaaaaagcacttaaataaACTAAACATAGTTATTTAAACTATAAACAGCACAGTGTCAACTTTCAATTTTgtcaatatgaaaaaaataaaaaccatataaTTTACATGTGTTGTATTTCTGTGATTGGTGTGCCAGCTATCCTAGTTTCATATGTGTCTGTCTTAAATGTTGTTGCCTCCCCAGTATATGAAACATCATATGCAATTTAAGATACCGATGGAAATAATACCAAGTATTTTTGAActtacaaaataatgttttactttctttttctttaaacttttggTAGATATCCAAAGTAAGCCAGTACGACAAAGGACTGATTTTTAGCATTAGCATTCATCTTAATTTCCAGTGCAATTCAGTAGGTAGATGTCTAGCTTATTAATGCATACTTTTGGAAACAGCTCTTTGCCTTTTTGTGCCTAATTCCCTTGCAAGACTATTTTatgaatatatttattaattCTGAGGCACCCAGATACtatattttgtaaaacaaaaaagtACATATGACTGCTTTAAAACGTCTGTTCCGTTCCATCAAAATTCTAGTAGGTGTGGTTATTTTACCATAATTTCAGATGGACCTGAAACTTACACCTCCCCTGATTTTCAGTGAGAAAATCAGGTTTGTTGAGACTACAAATGGTTAGTaaagttctattaaaaaaaggTGTGGCATCTATATGTCAACAAACTTGAAACTCTGTAAGTGTGAGGCTAGGTGGTTTATTGGCATGAAAGTATTTGGGAGTGACTCATGCTTGCTGGACAGTGGCTGCAAAGTTGGTAACAAGGTACCTCCCATACCAGTGTGATGGGACTGTGTACTTAAAGTATAGGGCTTGGCAGTTAGAAGATCGATTTTAGTCTTGAGTCTGATGCTTTCCTCAGTGAAATCTTAGATAAGCCATTTAACTAGTCTTAGTCTTCACTCTATAAAATTCTGGTAATAATGTTCTTCACAAAACACAGTAGCAAAAGGGATTCTACTGCAAGTTCCTTGCTGAAAATAAGGGAACTTTTCATGCAGTAACGTATTCAGGACAAGGCTAGTAGACTGTTAAAAGACATGTTTAGAATATTAGGCTTTTATTACATGTGCACACCACCCACCATCTTGTTTTCATATGTGAGACTTCTGTTTGACAGTGTCCCACAGCACACTGACCAGGCAGTAATGAGGTCAAACTACTTGCTTAAATTAACAAGTAAATAACGGTCTAAGAGGACTATGGAAAAAATTTATCTTGACAGAACTTTATTAATAGTGGCTGGTCTATACTTCCTTTATACTCTGAAAGCAAAATACGTAGCTTGTACATGAAGAAGCTGTTATTTTAAGAGTCTGTtgttaaagcaagaaaaaaaaaaaagcttagaggCTAAGCCTTACAACAGAAGTTAAACCAGATGGTCTTCACTAAATTAGTTAAATAAAGTATGATGAGATATAATGTGACCCCTTTTAATTACACTTTTACCTGTAGTATTTCTGTTGAAAGTCACTCCTCCTCCAGTATGTGCCAGTGGTTTAGAAAACAACGGGTTGTTCCAGGTTCCATGTGATCCTTCTTTATTGACTGCTACTAAAGAGACATTCTTAGGGTTTACACCTTAGAAAACAAATTATGGAAATTGCTATAAATATCAATTTTCAAACATAATTCAAACAATGAAAAATGGACATTTCTAGGACAGTAAAACAACACTGAGTTATTTATGGTATTTATGGTATAATTTAAACACCATTAATGAAAAACAACAATGTCCATTGATTAGGTTAGATTTATCAGCCAAACCATGAAAACTGGAGACACTGATTTAAGAACAAGTTCTCTTCATGCTttcaagagaaattttaaaagcctttttagTACAGTTACTTGGTTTCTATAAAACCATAATCTCATTATTGATATTTTTGACTCTCAAACAGTTAATACAAATTACAAATACCTAGGGTTCTCTGGGCTGAAAATAAACTGTTTCTTCAAGGGATAAGTTAAAAGTTAGGACAAAGAGGCTCTTGGTACTTCAGCATGTTATGAGCATTACAAGAGTTAATGGGATTACACAGCATGAAAGCAGCTCCCAGATCTAGTGGTAACAGAACTAAAGCAATAGGGATAAATTACAAATATGCTCCTTGGAGCTATCATTCTCTTAAGTTCtgaaattaaatatgtatttatgaattTCTCATTGAAAACTCTACTAAAATCAGTGAGGCATCACAAGCATGcttaaaaaaaggtaagaaacGTAGATGAACTTTCTGTTTGTGTTACATTTAGATGGAAGCTTCcactctttttaaatttttttttttttcttttggacttAAACTGTTGAGTGTCTGGGCTTCCTATTTAACAGCCAGTAGGTGATTTCATATTCAGAAGTCATCACTGGCCAAATGAATTCCTGGGAAATTAGTGATACATTGTAACAATGCTACTTGCCTGACAAACAGGAATTCCTCTGTGAGCCACCTAGAGTCTCACATGTGGATTACAGGAGAAGTTATGACACTGTAATTGTGCAAACCATCACAGTAATAAAGATACTGAGACACCAAGAAAATTGTCTGATTATAGAACATATTCAGAATACTGATGGAaacattcctttttctttctcctccttcctgttCTTATTCCTAGCAATTAcaatatttcatgttattttcctgataaaatCACATATTTAGACTAAGCTATTTGTTTTCAAGGAGGATGACTGCCTTGGGAAGGGAAATGTGTGAATTCCTACGAGTGTGGAGTGGCTGATACTTCAAACACCTACTACTGAGAAGGGTAACTGTGCTTATCAGaactttaagttaaaaaaaccccaaaccttctgACACTGAAAACCAGAACTATGCACTATATATAGGGTATATATATGGGTAGTTTCCTTAGTGCTCAGATAGATACACTTGCTTACAGGTCAATCAGGATATATTCCTAGGAATCCAAGAGATGTTAGATTCATATTACTGAGGGTTTTATGAACATAAGAGGGCCTGTGAACTTCTGTGGTGTGCAAGCAGTGTTGAGCTCCCTTCCACCTTTACATAACCAGGAATTTCCACATCAATTGTAATATGTTCTGGAAAAGACATTTAGTCCAAAACTTGAAAATTTAGCCTGgctatgaaaagcaaaattatCCAGTGAAACCTAAAGCTTAAATGTACTTTATGTAGACAGCTTGCATTTTCTATATGTATTGACTTTTACCCTTACCAGGTAGATATCTTGATTGTCTTAGATAGTACTGTTTTGCTGATGCATTTGATCTTCCAGAATCATTTCTCATCGGAGCCTTATTTTCCCCTCCTGTCTGGATACAGCATGAAGCTTTTGGTTCTGGcacactgaaaaatcaaaatattcaaACAATGTGACCAACAACTCCATCTCAGAATACTACAGGCAGACCCTagcctggagagtgcagtgcTCTTCTCTTACCCTACTCTCATCAATTATAATTTATTCCCCCAAAGTAACGGCCAAATCTCATATACCTCATGAGTCTGATCGGGGACTCTGAAGAAAAAAGTATATCCAACACTACGGAATAAGAGCAAACATGGATAACTGTGGCAGAAATGAGTAGCGAATTTAACCAACAAAGGAGATTAAGTTAGTGTATCTGATTTTAGTAAAacacatgtttttttaataacacgATGAACATCTAATCCATACAGTGCCTGAAAACAAATTTGATTCAGTTTGGATATTACTGGTGCTATATCGACACCACACCCTAAGCTGGTCTGCTCATACAGCTCTTTGCATTCTTGCGGAATTTTGGAGACTTATATTTTAGCAATTTGTCTTAATCAATCTATAAATCTACTGGAcactgtttacaaaaaaaaaaaaaaaaagtgattttgtaaTTATAGAACTTACCTAAAAATacattccttgtttttcttttcttttaacagtgaAATGCTAGGCTTCTTTGAACATGACATTCCAAATTCAGTGTCATCCAAGTCATCCCAGCTATCCACTGCCTTTACTGAAGTCTGACCCCATCGTCTTCTGCAGCTTTTAGGACCTACTGCACCACTAGGGCCACTAGCTGcttgtttctattttaaataggaaaaaaaaaaatcttaaattttattctaaaattcTATATTTTGTATCTATTTCACTTCCTGACTACTGCTAAGAACTTTGAGAGAATTTTTCCCATTGTGTTATGCCTATTTTGGTCATAGTCTCAGAAGGCATTTGAGCACAAAATGTAACAATAATGATGGCAGGTATTTTGAGTATAGCTCTTTTGGGCTGTCATCCCTAAATTGTTCAGATCTATCTGAAGCAGTGAAGATAACACTCTATTTGCAGACCCAGTTCAGCACTCAGCCTCTGCTAGTGGTATCTTGCTGAACTCATGCTCTCAACAGTAGTAGATGAACTTTCAAGAAGTAGGGCACAGCGGTGCACAGCATTCATGGCAATCACACTCAGGGTTTAGGAGTGCCCCAGGATAGATACAGCAAATAAGTTAAGTCAGGCCTTTCCTTAACattctctttgaaataaattactaGATTATAAAAGCATCCTttgactatatttttttttccagtattttctgaaTACCTGTTGTTTTTAACATACTTTATATTGCAGTTCAGTGAAAGTGGAAAGCAAAATGATTAGAAACCAAACTTTAATATTAGTCTTTCTAAAAATATTACTTGTTAAATTCTTACAAGCTTAGGAATTGGATGAATTTTCTCAGGTATTTTCCTGCTTGAGGCAGTTGAAGTTCTCCCTTTCCACTTCTCTACCGTATACTAACAACAATTTTGTGAACTGTTTCTCAAAAGTCAATAAACAGCAGCTGTTGTAACTACATTACTGCATAAGTTTGTCAGTAAAGGCTATTATAAATGAACATATGCTGTTGTTACAAGCAATCTATTATTCTGGCTTGCTGTAAAATTTCAGTAAGTGGGCAGTTATAGCCTTAATAAGTCATTAATTGTCTATCTGTATTTCCTCTAGTAAAAAGGATGACAATTTTCAAGGGATTGCCTGGTTGAGTATAGGAAGAACTTTTAATAAAACCACCTAAATATTTATCAAAGATGACTTACTGGCGGTGAGTTTTTATTGATAGTTGGAAAAAATGGTTGtgcctgtggctgctgctgttttggtaCTTGCTGGTTAGCTGTATTCTGAGGCAACTGAATTTGCTGCAGAGGCTGGTGGTTAACCTTTGACAGGGGCTGTGGCTGTGTGTTCTCAGGTACTCCAGGTGAAGACAGAGGCTCTGACCTGGATATAGCTTCCAGGTTAGGTAAAGTTGGCTTTGGCTCTGTTGGCTGAACTGATTTTACAGGAGTCTGCTTCTCCAGATATTGTGGAGGAGGTCCTAAAATTTGGCCAACTTGAAAGTAAGGGTACTTCAAAGCCTGGAGAAAAAGAACATAGTAATTTTACTTCAAAAAGTTGACTTTGGTAACCTCATCAAGGATCTAAGCATGTTTCTGAAGCATTTGAGCAAGCTCTACAGCACAGATGCAAGATGGACACATGATGAGATCATATGTAGTGTGTATTGACAACTGtcagttctgttttttaaaatcttcccaTCATATAATTTAATAAGATGGATTGACTTGTACATGTTACAGCAGCCatgtcttttctttccctcctttacATCTAGGTTTTGTGGAGTTTGTGTTTTGAGGTGCGTTTTATATTCAACACCATCCTATATTCATGCAGTAAAAGATTTTAGTCTTAGAACAGGTAGCCTCCACGACTTTCACCATATGCTTTATTACGTTTCCACAGGTAGCTGTGTTTTGGCAACTCAgtgaataatatttaaataaaaaaacctgctaattatcacaattctgattttttttttaaagtatgggTTTTACAATTAGAGGATATTAATGAGCAAAgtttctccttcattttcttaTCACCAGCTTTCcctgattttgttttgctgtgaagCACACTCACTGTGCTTGCTGTGACTTCATGGTGGTTATTAGGAAACTACAGGGTCTGTCTTCAGGCAGAtgtgtatttcattttttctctaaCCTTTTTGTGGTCACCGTCAGATGCACAGCATGGACATACCTTATTAACACAGCTCCTCCTATGTCAAAGCAACACACTCTGCTACTCCTTCTGGGTAGGATCCTACTCTTTGTTAGCTCTCCAAGAGAAGTTTTGCCTCAGCTGCACTTGAGAATTGCTGCCTTTGTAGACATTTCCATGTATATGCACTAAACTCTCCCTTTTGGCTGTGGATTACACAACTGCTGCAGCTGCTTCCTTGACAACTTACTTGGGCAAAAGCTGGTTATTTGCTTTCATGAAGCACCATGCAGTATTCTGTGTAGAGATATACAGCCCTGGACTATCTCAGTGGCTGTAACAATAGATATGCTTTATAAAGCAGAGAGAAATGGTTGCTCTACTCGGTATCATCTGCTTAACCACTTCTGAATCACTTATATTACATCCACCTAAGATAACCTGCAATATGTCCTTTTTCATTCCCAATTGTATTCCCCTTTTATACCTAATGCAATCCTATTTAGAATGTatgaatactaaaaaaaaaaaaaaaaaacaccaaaaaaaccccagtagaATGTAACCATCTTTAGCccttgaaatgtttttttaagttAACTATGACCTTTGTGACCTATTGATATCTTATTCACAAAGTTATCATAGTACAGTTTACGTCTCATTTCCAAGTAAAAATAATCCTTTGCTCTTCCATACTGCATTCCATCTGCAACTTCACAAAAAGCAAAGCTTAATTTCAATATCCTCCTTCATACAGACGGGGGAGGAAAGAGAAGGTGGCAGAAGTGACTTATAGTGACAATTCAGGAAACTTGCAGCTCAGAATTTTCTGTACAGAGAAAATTTTAGAATATTCCAATACAGAAGACAACATTGCAGAAATAACTAAAGAGTTTATGATGTCTGCTGAGAAGGTTTAAGAACTTTCCTCACTACTCAGTCTTGTTCCCATCAGAGTTCAAAATGAGATGTTGCTCTGGCCATCAGTATTATGACAATCAATTGGTTTCTGTATCTACAATTTTTTAACAGTGCAAGAAAATTCAGTCGTGTACTTAATCATTCAGGTGCTCAGACCTGACTTGCTGTAGGTCTCTTCTTTGGATTCCAATTCAGCATATCACTCATAAGCTGTATTGCTTCATTACTTGCATTTGGGATGAGACATTTTAGGCTTATGGGGACACATTGTGGGAAACGGAAATTCATGGCCGAAGCAAGGTGGTATCCTTCTGGCCAGTCGCTCTgtttcaaaggaaagaaaaatgagtaccaaaaaaaagacaaagactaTGTATCTTTGAGGTATTAgatcaaatttaattttatgcaGCTTGAGTCAGTCATGCCTGGTCTGTGTAGCTCCTTCCTATATAGCAGAAGACAGGCATTCCTGTTTTCCATTACAATTATTACACCACCAGTGAATGCAGCATCAGTCTCCAAGGGCAGTCCTTCTCAAACAATCCTGTAGGTAGAAGGTGGAACCATCATTGTGGTTACTATACTTGGACATACTCTATCTGAAGAAGAGAGTACAGCAGTACCAGCGGTACTGAACATCCCATCTAACACAGAAACGAGCTCAAACAGCTGACTTCAATGTACCCTCTTTATATGAATAGTAGAGGCGAGGCCCTTCCACCCAGCATACCATGGTTGTGTAACCATGACACAGCCTATACAATATACCACTGATTCCATCATTAAGATAGTCAGTGATTAAATTACAACTGGACACTATTGCAGCAGAAAAAAGCCATGACCAccagatgaacttttttttttagtatttaacTTTCCAATCGCAAACCCTAAGGTCCTTCATTGCTTAATAATGGCATTGTTTCAATACAGAACCATAGGATTATCAAAGAACCAtaagagatcatctagtccatgcCCTTGTCCCTTCCTGACAGGTGTCAGTCTCAAAAAGCTTCCAGTTTCTGGCAGTCCACAACCACTCTAAAACAGCCTTATTCTAGAGCTTAATTCTGCTCAAGGTTAGAAAAAGATAGGTTCCTCTTATAACAGTAAAAGACCATTGCTGAGTGTGCTAACATCCATGGACACCAAGAAGgaccatttctttcttctttctagaaCAGCTTTTTTATACATTAGAAGGTGTATTTCTTCTCCTGTCTTACATCTTCCTTTGTATAGAAAAGAAAGCCAAATGATTGAACTCCTGGGTCTAggcttttaaagcttttcttcttctctggacTCTCAACTTTCTCTCTTGAAAGGCAAAACTATAAACTGGACATAATATAGTGAGTTGAACAGAAAGAATAGTTCATACATCGGCAGACAATACTCCTTTCTCTACACACTGGTATGGTATTTGTCTTTGTTGCAATGTTGACATACAACGCACTATGTCTACATACTCTTCTACAGATGTGTTAGCTGGATAGTtattcacaaatatttatgaGGCTGATTATTCCTGCCTAAATACAGCACTCCATGTACTactaaagaaatttttttaaagctacatcTCTAATTTTATAAAGAAACTGAATTCTAATCTTGTCTTCTAACATACTCAGTCCTCCCCAGCCTGCTATCTATCAATTTAAGGAGTAAAATCTATTCCATCAGAAGGCctttaatacaatttaaaaatttaatcagATGCAGAACCACTCAAGAGTCCTTTTCAATCTATCTTTCATTTTGAATGTGAACCAGAAAAGCTTACTCTTTGAATAAGGCTTTCAAAACAGATATGCACTAATCATGCAgtttgtttatataaatatacTGATGAGAATGTTGAGGGACAGCATCAGAAACCTTACTGCAGAAAATGTACGATATTAGTGCTTCTTCTCATCTAGCAGTGTAACAAGCTTTGTGGATAGAGTAAATTGATTTGATAGAATTTGGTTTTAAGATACCATGTTAGCTATTATGTGTCTTATGTACAACACTTTTAGCTCTGTTAACACAGTCTATGGTAATCAAAGAACTCAAATATAGTTATAAACCAAGTCTGGTTAAAGTAAGTCTCAAGACTTCAAGTGACTTCCTATTCCATCTCAGAGAATAATTTATACATTTAAATTAATGGAGATAAACCCTTTCCTCCTCTGCTACATCTTCCTCCTTTACTGGAGGGAACTATTTAGAACAAAGTAGCAAGGGCTGTGTGTTGAACTGGTGAAGTACGGTGATACAGTGAAAATAGTACAagtgcaaaaatgaaaaatatatttcaatttattGGAAAAAAGAATTTGGAATTATTTAAGGTGCCATTGCCAACCTTCAAGTaatgaaaatgtgtttcattAATCTCTCCTTTTCAGATCAtcagctttttctttaaattagcATACTACAAGTGTACCATCACTGCCAGTACTTGAATAGtgcaatttatttctttattaaataaagcaacattttataaataaagcAGACATCATTCACAAAGCAAAATAGTTGCCtgtcactatttaaaaaaaccagacTCACAGATGTCATTAGTTAGGTATTATGGACTAAAACAAAGGTGGGCTAATTGGAATGACGATAGCTTCTGGGAATAATTCCTGCAATTCCTTATTGCAGGATAATGGAATAAATGAAAATGTacttctgaaaagaacaaaaaaacccttatttgTAAAATCATCTTCAAAACCAGACTATTCAAATAACCACTGATGTTTTTTCAGAATGCAGAACAGTACTTCACTTGTAACAAATCCATCATTTGTTGTGATAATTCCTATCATAATATTTAAGCACTCTTCTTATGCAGTGATCTCCCTGAATAATGCCTTAGCATCATTGTAAGGACATAAAATTCTCAAGTCTGCCCAGCAGATGACAGGGGCACAAAGGAACTAATTACAGCTTCCTGATCCTAGAGGCCTGACTTAGTGTCTCTGACCCTTAGGGTCTTTTAAAGAGGCTACAGTTTCCTCTGAAATACTCAGCTGGTAATGCTCCCTGCTTTCGCCAGCAGTTTGCTAGTCAGGGAATGACAGAATATAAACAGTCATGATTTGCTTCTGTTCCCCTGCTTTAAAGGTTAGAGAAAAAACACAGCAGTCAGCTCAGCACTGCTCTGCTACCACACACAGCGAAAATCTCTCTCT is a window of Athene noctua chromosome 2, bAthNoc1.hap1.1, whole genome shotgun sequence DNA encoding:
- the MAK gene encoding serine/threonine-protein kinase MAK isoform X2 gives rise to the protein MNRYTIMKQLGDGTYGSVLMGKSNESGELVAIKRMKRKFYSWDECMNLREVKSLKKLNHANVIKLKEVIRENDHLYFVFEYMKENLYQLMKDRNKLFPESIIRNMMYQILQGLAFIHKHGFFHRDMKPENLLCIGPELVKIADFGLARELRSQPPYTDYVSTRWYRAPEVLLRSSIYSSPIDMWAVGSIMAELYTLRPLFPGTSEVDEIFKICQVLGTPKKSDWPEGYHLASAMNFRFPQCVPISLKCLIPNASNEAIQLMSDMLNWNPKKRPTASQALKYPYFQVGQILGPPPQYLEKQTPVKSVQPTEPKPTLPNLEAISRSEPLSSPGVPENTQPQPLSKVNHQPLQQIQLPQNTANQQVPKQQQPQAQPFFPTINKNSPPKQAASGPSGAVGPKSCRRRWGQTSVKAVDSWDDLDDTEFGMSCSKKPSISLLKEKKNKECIFSVPEPKASCCIQTGGENKAPMRNDSGRSNASAKQYYLRQSRYLPVAVNKEGSHGTWNNPLFSKPLAHTGGGVTFNRNTTDENLIIPIEKLSCKERLNEKLEDPKGNPGFVSGAAYNITSFHKKEVGSAGQRIQLAPLGVPVSDYSWKTKAAHSQLPGPTFNSAPKNMNILSRPPAIQPVHGRTDWVAKYGGNR
- the MAK gene encoding serine/threonine-protein kinase MAK isoform X1, producing MNRYTIMKQLGDGTYGSVLMGKSNESGELVAIKRMKRKFYSWDECMNLREVKSLKKLNHANVIKLKEVIRENDHLYFVFEYMKENLYQLMKDRNKLFPESIIRNMMYQILQGLAFIHKHGFFHRDMKPENLLCIGPELVKIADFGLARELRSQPPYTDYVSTRWYRAPEVLLRSSIYSSPIDMWAVGSIMAELYTLRPLFPGTSEVDEIFKICQVLGTPKKSDWPEGYHLASAMNFRFPQCVPISLKCLIPNASNEAIQLMSDMLNWNPKKRPTASQALKYPYFQVGQILGPPPQYLEKQTPVKSVQPTEPKPTLPNLEAISRSEPLSSPGVPENTQPQPLSKVNHQPLQQIQLPQNTANQQVPKQQQPQAQPFFPTINKNSPPKQAASGPSGAVGPKSCRRRWGQTSVKAVDSWDDLDDTEFGMSCSKKPSISLLKEKKNKECIFSVPEPKASCCIQTGGENKAPMRNDSGRSNASAKQYYLRQSRYLPGVNPKNVSLVAVNKEGSHGTWNNPLFSKPLAHTGGGVTFNRNTTDENLIIPIEKLSCKERLNEKLEDPKGNPGFVSGAAYNITSFHKKEVGSAGQRIQLAPLGVPVSDYSWKTKAAHSQLPGPTFNSAPKNMNILSRPPAIQPVHGRTDWVAKYGGNR
- the MAK gene encoding serine/threonine-protein kinase MAK isoform X3 → MNRYTIMKQLGDGTYGSVLMGKSNESGELVAIKRMKRKFYSWDECMNLREVKSLKKLNHANVIKLKEVIRENDHLYFVFEYMKENLYQLMKDRNKLFPESIIRNMMYQILQGLAFIHKHGFFHRDMKPENLLCIGPELVKIADFGLARELRSQPPYTDYVSTRWYRAPEVLLRSSIYSSPIDMWAVGSIMAELYTLRPLFPGTSEVDEIFKICQVLGTPKKSDWPEGYHLASAMNFRFPQCVPISLKCLIPNASNEAIQLMSDMLNWNPKKRPTASQALKYPYFQVGQILGPPPQYLEKQTPVKSVQPTEPKPTLPNLEAISRSEPLSSPGVPENTQPQPLSKVNHQPLQQIQLPQNTANQQVPKQQQPQAQPFFPTINKNSPPKQAASGPSGAVGPKSCRRRWGQTSVKAVDSWDDLDDTEFGMSCSKKPSISLLKEKKNKECIFSVPEPKASCCIQTGGENKAPMRNDSGRSNASAKQYYLRQSRYLPGVNPKNVSLVAVNKEGSHGTWNNPLFSKPLAHTGGGVTFNRNTTDENLIIPIEKLSCKERLNEKLEDPKGREYGLSHAYAC